AGAGGAGCaggtaagccaatcagaagcagagtagggcgggacatgcaAAGTGGTGACGTGTCCAACCCTACTGCTCATGTGTGCAACGCCCCCTCGGTATAAGTAGAAAGTCCCAGGGAAGCTCTGTCGCTGATACCAACGATGAAGCAGAAGTCGTGGAAGTGGACGAACGAACGAGGACcaagacacaacaacaacaaagagagagagagcttacCGTCAGATGCGGTGGTCGGTGTCCAGAGCACCAGGAGGGAGACAACCACTCCTGCTAATTCCATGGCGAGAATGAACAGAAAAGCCGCCCGCCGGCCTCTTGTAGCAACAAAGTGCGGGATATCTCCGTGTCTCGGCGACGGCGGGATTCTACCGGCGGGTAGATCCTCGGTCCTGGCTCTCGTCTCGGTCTTTTTCACCGACGTCCTTCTCTCTGGCGTGACCCACAGCTGCTTCAGCTGTCCCTTAACAATCCCGCGTTTAGTTTTTACGCGTTTAGTGACATGAATtcatctctttttgtctcttttttttccaacatttgctGTCTTAGCAAAGGTTTTGTAGCTTAAAATCCAGtccttttttagacattttggtACATTATTGTCGCTTATTTAAATGCTTTTGGACATTATTGTTGCTTATTTAAATGCTTTTGCacattattgtcacttttttttaaaatattcttgGACATTATTGTCACTTTATACATGTTTTTGGACATTATTGTCacctttttaaatgcttttgcacattattgtcactttttttaaatgttcctcGACATTATTGTCacttaataaatgtttttggaCATTATTGTTGGTTATTTAAATGCTTTTGCacattattgtcacttttttttaaatattcttgGACATTATTGTCACTTTATACATGTTTTTGGACATTATTGTtgcttatttaaatgtttttggacattattgtcagtttttttgttcCAGTCAGTTCAGACCGAAGATTCTGGAAGACACGAGTTGAAACTTGTAACACGAGAGGTGGCAAAAACCATTGACTTCCTCTTCCTATATGGTGTTTTCTATAACCTATGAGACATATCATGATGACATAATGGTTAAGAATGTATTTTTCCGAGATTCTAACCCGatgcttgttgtttttttgttttttgttttttcttttacatttgggAGTTCTTTGTCCCAAACGCTGTACGTTATGGACACTGCACGCAAagaaacaaaagtacaaacatgACAGAATGACATGCAAGGGAATAACAGACTGAGTTGGCAGGGATTTACCTggggggtttgtgtgtgtgtgtatatgtatgtgtatatatatatatatacaccaaagtgtggggtctgggtgtccccccccagggttattttgagcctcaaagacttcatttcctgcattctgatacacttatGAACCAATTCATAGTGGGAATACCTTATTTATCCTATGAcgaggaaaacacagatgacattctgatatatatatatcaaaaatataatggaatataaagcagtaagggggctttcacatcagggCCCTGCATAtcatgtagactacaccactcttcctgtgactccatgagaCTGTTTTCAATTCCAAATATTGAGACGACGTCTGTTCAGCTTGAAGTCGGAGCTGATCAGGAGATTCATGCGCTGACTGTGTCGTTGctttaagaaagaaaacaaaaaaatgttcacGTTGATCTCTCTGTGTTCAGCTTTGTCTGTAAACTGAATAAATTATCCCCCAATGGGTTTCCTCTCTGTGACAACGTCAGTTCTTAGGAGGCACTGTTAAAGGGTACTTAACTTAAAGTAAGATTAGGTTAAAAAGATGATGCTGTTAAAATGGATTGTTCAAATGCTATTGGACACGAGTAAAGTACAGGGTGAACATAAGTAACGGCAGTGAACAAGTGGCTGGAACACGTCAGACTACAAGAATGTCACATAAAGAATATTTTCATTATAGAGATGTGATTATAAAGATTTGATATGGAAATATGTGTTGGGAGTCGTGTGTAACACTTAGTAGGGCagtttttatgtatgtatttatgtatttattggcCTGTTGTTTGAAGATAGTTGTCTTTATGTTAATAACATTGTTAAAAGAAtaggagaaataaataaatgaaaatttcTTCCTCCCAATGAGTCGTCAGGTGTAAGCTGTTGTCAAAATACTTGTGTGCGTCATCAGCTGACTGGGCGTTCACCCTTTCAATTAAACCAACCAGATATCGCCACGATCTCCGTGAGCTGCCGCGCTGTTGCATTCAAACTTTTATTCAAATACTGACTGACTCCTCCACTCCAGCGTGTCATCCTGTTTCTTCTTGTAAAATGTTAAACTGTAGATTAACTATAGCACAGCATCAGATAAATGTGTTTCAGTATGAAGTAACatgaaatagaaatactcaGGTAAAGTTTCTGATAGTCCTGCTTAGGTACAGTAGAAGAGTAAATGTTCTGAGATCATTTTACACCAGGTGTTTACATCAGTGTTTGAGCTGATCTTTCTACAGACTTTCTGGACGTGAAAGGCTTTCCAGTAAATTGATCCTTTGGAGAACAGAGTCAAGCTGCTGTGCTGCCCCCCTGCTGGCTGTCTGACTGCATGATTGCAATATTGCTGTGTGTAAGATGTAAGATACAAGCAAGACACAAGCCGAGGACTGACCTCGTCTCACCGCTCTGTGCCTGCGGACAGATAAGAACAAGTACATGTCTCATGCAATCtacacactgtaaaacattgTTGAAAACAGAGTATACAGTTTGAGACACCTGTCTGGTTAACAATAAGGAACTATATTGTTGCGTGTCATCCTTTAACGATCTTCCCTGAGGAAGCTAGGATCTGGAATCCATTCAACTGATAAGTGAATATGCCCCCATGATAACCAGCCTGGGGAAGGAGAGCAGGGGAGGGATAAAAAGAGCTAGGGTGTGAGCAGCCGGCATCAGATGGCCGGAGGAAGCTATGTCTGTTTTGCTAGGGAGAGAATAGACTTGTCTTGAAGGTATCTGATCCTTGGGCACAAGATTGTAATATTTTCAATATCATTTCACTAAAGCTTGTTATATTTTAACTTAGTGAATCCTGAGTTTTATTCCTGATCGTCCAGTAAACAGGAGTTAAGGTGTGGGGTGTAGTGACCttaaattggagtcagattacGATCTGGCCATTTTGGCCCAGATCAGAACCGGTCACAATTTAAAACCTTCAATATCTCTGTGTTGCTATCATGCGTCTTAacaatgttaataataataataatgtttgttGCAGCTGCAACGGTGTCCGCGTGTGAGTTTGgtctcttttctgttttctgctgCAGAGTGTTTCTGAAATTAATTAACTGTTGGTTTGGACACTCTGTGGTGAGATGTCATGTGTGTTTTGACATGTTAATGATCTTTATTTTGACGCCTAAACACAGTAAAGTTACTGTAATATAGTGACAATTGAATGAACAAAGATACATGAATTAAACTTCAGGGATCAAAGACCAACACAAACGTGTATCAGCTGTTCCCTGCTGAACTGAGCATGTGTGAAGAAAGAGAAGGTGCtgtgctgccacctgctggctGTCTGACTCAACTGATATGATGCTGTCATCCAAAGACATTTTTACAATGAGCGTCTCATTCCCACTCACAGCAGTGATAGGGAGCTGACGTTAAAGACACTGACtgaactgaaaacacacacgccTGTATTAGTTCTGAAGACAAGACCCCAAAACAATTCAACTAAATCCATTTCCAACCTTCGTTCTGAGGATAGTTCAAAATGTCCTCAcattcaaaatgttgttttccaAAATAACAACTACATCCTAAATCATATCTAAACACTAACATCACCAGAAACCAAGTTTGAATCTTGAAATACTTGACATTGTTGGGACTCGACTCCCATTTGGGTTTGAGTCCCCACAATGTGACTGCGTGACATTTACCAACCAGAAATGTGAGAAATGTAAGGACACAAGCTGAGTTTCAAAGCTCAGTATGATTGTGGTCAATTGTTTTCTGTAGAAATACTGAGCTTCGAGGCCCAGTATGATTGCGGTGACCTAGTTTTCTGTAGACACACACGACAAAGACCGGCAGAGGATGTCTGACTCTGTGAGCCACAACTAAACCACAACAAGCAGCAGTACTTTCTATctgactgaaaacacacagacagcatcACAACATTAATCTGAGACTACAGGAAAATCTATGGAAAAAAACTTTATTGAAAATATTCAGGATTACAGAGATAGCTGTAAAGGAGCAGTTCAAACTTAAAGCAATGATTTAAtgttgaatattaaaatcataaTCATATCAACTTCCTGATGATGTAACGTGTGTGATCCTGTCGGAGATCCTGACTTAAGGTCAAACTAGAACATGTGGAGGTCCACAGGGAAGCGTTCTGGGTCCTCCAATGTTTCTGATCTACGTTGGACTCGAAACATTTGAGCTTCTTTACAGATCAGTTCAGAAGTGATGCTCTGTGGTGACGGtggtgatgatgtcatcatcCAATCCCTCCTCAGCCTGGGAGGGCGGGGCCGTCACCGCGGAGACGGACAGGTCATTTCCTGCAGTCAGAGCAAGTTAGAAAAATGAGTTGTCTCTAAATTCTGTTAGATACAACTGTCAATCATGAAGAACAGACAGGTAGTGCaagattgactgattgattgattgattgattgattgaaaagtCAGTGAAAGATTCAGGGTGCAACTTATTCTATGAAAGGGTTTGTATGATATGCTAAGGAATTAGGAGACAGGTGGCTGGTCACATGAGGTTGAAGTTAagtggtctttacagttaaagatagccgagaaaaggtgactgtgagccggtaGAGAGCACCGTTAGGGGATGGTCCTTTCAGAGGCCGTTACAGTTGACAACAAGTGAGCTTCTTGCTACAAAGACGTTTAAGTTTACACACCAAAACGACAACttcagattagaaaaaagactgtgctttggattaaaacactggtaaaagtcttgtgttttcaccgggacatgaactctgcttcccgaagccctgtgttttatgaccaaCCCATTCATCCAGACCTCCTCCCTACAGAGACCTGAGTGCTCTTACATAGCAGCAGTTACTGTGGTGCATGCAGCTATAAATATGTGGAATTCATACGGATTacacttttttacttttcatagctatatgtacgaatggtacCTGTGGCCCTGTCTCGATATAAAGACACCATTATGAAAGTGGAGATGCAGTACAGACAGAACACCACCAGGTGGACGACCACTCTGAATACAAGGTGGAGGATGTCTGAAGACGGGGGCGGGTCTGAGGTTGTGTAAGGGGGCAGAGCAGTGGTTGAGGCGGGGATCAGTGGCGGCGGGCTTGGAGGCGGGCACGTTGTCTTTGGTTTCTCTGTAGAGAGAATCAGCTGTCAGGTGAATATCTGGATGAATGAACTCCTGAAATCAAAGGTAACCTCCTCACCTGTGACAGAGACCCAGCTGGATGGAGACTCTCCAACTCTGCTGATGTAACACTTATAGAGGCCTTCATCAGACCTGGAAACATGGTGGATGGTCATGTGACCTGCAGGCTCATTCCTGATGAAGAAGCCATCTTTATAGAAACCAGCTGGGAGGTTGGAGGACGTCTTTGTTTTACAGTGCAGAGTGAGGTCTTCTCCCTCCGTCACAGGGAGGACAGGACTCTGCAGGATCACTGGTCCACctcaacacagagacaaactacAGCATGTCATCCATTcacacacagcttcatcaaTACTGACTCCACAGACTGATCTTACCAGTGACAGTGATGTTGATGCTGTTACTGGTTGCTCCCTCTCTGGACTCACACCAGTAAACTCCACTGTCCCATGGAACCATCAGACCAATGATACAGGATGAACCAGCAGGTCGTCCCCAGCCAGCTCCACACTGAGACATCTTTCGTCTGGTTGTATTCCTCCTCAGAGTCCATCCAGCAGAGCTTCCGTCCTCCTCACAGCTCAGAGAGACAGATTTATCTTCAAACATCTGAGAGCTGCTGGGACTCACAGTCAGAGCGgctggagggaggaggaagtaaaacattttttactgaATTAAACTAAATAACCATTTCAAGTGGGGGGTCAACTTCTTCTCTGGATCGAGGCTTTGAGGACAGAGGGTGTCGTATTCTACAGAAGTCTACAGGATCTAAAACCTTGTTTGGCAAATTTGTGCATAGGGATATGGAATAAAATAGACTTGACTTGAGCCCTCTGCCCTTCCAGACTTCATGGTTACGTGTCTGTAAAGTCTGCAAGGAAGATGTTTCTTAAAACCAACCGGCTGCTGTTTGCAAGAAGCTGCTCAATACATCTTATACTATGAAAGTGTTAGACATAACACCCACACCTTAGTCTTTTGGTGTTCAGACTGTAAAGATGAATGCAAATTACAAGTTGTGACAGAGGATGCTttttgatttgttgttttgcaTGTTGGACTAAAACCAAACACGCTGAACCCGGATGGAGGAGTTGTGGCAGCAGGAGTCATGTTTCAGACTGTGATAAAAGGAGTCCACTAACCTGTGTTTGTTGTGCCGCTCAGCAGTGAGGTCAGAACTGAAGAGAAATTAAACTCAGTGTTGG
This genomic window from Sander vitreus isolate 19-12246 unplaced genomic scaffold, sanVit1 ctg423_0, whole genome shotgun sequence contains:
- the LOC144514052 gene encoding Fc receptor-like protein 5 isoform X3, with protein sequence MEETSLLWLLFLTSLLSGTTNTAALTVSPSSSQMFEDKSVSLSCEEDGSSAGWTLRRNTTRRKMSQCGAGWGRPAGSSCIIGLMVPWDSGVYWCESREGATSNSINITVTGGPVILQSPVLPVTEGEDLTLHCKTKTSSNLPAGFYKDGFFIRNEPAGHMTIHHVSRSDEGLYKCYISRVGESPSSWVSVTGNDLSVSAVTAPPSQAEEGLDDDIITTVTTEHHF
- the LOC144514052 gene encoding Fc receptor-like protein 5 isoform X2, which translates into the protein MFEDKSVSLSCEEDGSSAGWTLRRNTTRRKMSQCGAGWGRPAGSSCIIGLMVPWDSGVYWCESREGATSNSINITVTGGPVILQSPVLPVTEGEDLTLHCKTKTSSNLPAGFYKDGFFIRNEPAGHMTIHHVSRSDEGLYKCYISRVGESPSSWVSVTEKPKTTCPPPSPPPLIPASTTALPPYTTSDPPPSSDILHLVFRVVVHLVVFCLYCISTFIMVSLYRDRATGNDLSVSAVTAPPSQAEEGLDDDIITTVTTEHHF
- the LOC144514052 gene encoding uncharacterized protein LOC144514052 isoform X1 gives rise to the protein MEETSLLWLLFLTSLLSGTTNTAALTVSPSSSQMFEDKSVSLSCEEDGSSAGWTLRRNTTRRKMSQCGAGWGRPAGSSCIIGLMVPWDSGVYWCESREGATSNSINITVTGGPVILQSPVLPVTEGEDLTLHCKTKTSSNLPAGFYKDGFFIRNEPAGHMTIHHVSRSDEGLYKCYISRVGESPSSWVSVTEKPKTTCPPPSPPPLIPASTTALPPYTTSDPPPSSDILHLVFRVVVHLVVFCLYCISTFIMVSLYRDRATGNDLSVSAVTAPPSQAEEGLDDDIITTVTTEHHF